From Serinicoccus profundi, the proteins below share one genomic window:
- a CDS encoding CPBP family intramembrane glutamic endopeptidase, with amino-acid sequence MNPVTELRAFLRAALVTPVPRDHRDPPQVLRRRRVVSVLTLLAGAALLWWSLQLEPGNPWFYLGTTALAGVWVVGAFASGRLYLGRGHTRGGHYARPIVQSLALGLLLLALFLAGALVVARVPVLAGPVDDLLDHARFASLPLVLLITVVNGIAEEIFFRGALYAAIPQRWTVLATTAVYALATVGSGVPLLVFAAVVIGLVCGLQRRVTGGILGPAITHVTWSAGMLLLLPPLLQIVS; translated from the coding sequence GTGAATCCGGTCACAGAGCTGCGTGCCTTCCTGCGGGCCGCCCTGGTCACGCCGGTGCCGCGCGACCACCGTGACCCGCCGCAGGTCCTGCGCCGCCGGCGCGTCGTGTCGGTCCTCACCCTGCTGGCCGGCGCCGCCCTGCTGTGGTGGTCGCTGCAGCTCGAGCCGGGCAACCCGTGGTTCTACCTCGGCACGACCGCCCTCGCGGGCGTGTGGGTCGTGGGGGCCTTCGCGTCCGGGCGTCTCTACCTCGGCCGGGGGCATACCCGTGGCGGCCACTACGCCCGGCCGATCGTGCAGTCGCTGGCCCTGGGGCTCCTGCTGCTCGCGCTCTTCCTCGCCGGCGCCCTGGTCGTGGCCCGCGTCCCGGTGCTGGCCGGGCCGGTCGACGACCTGCTCGACCACGCGAGGTTCGCCTCCCTGCCGCTCGTCCTGCTCATCACCGTGGTCAACGGCATCGCCGAGGAGATCTTCTTCCGCGGCGCGCTCTACGCCGCGATCCCGCAACGGTGGACGGTGCTCGCCACCACCGCCGTGTATGCCCTCGCCACCGTCGGCTCCGGCGTGCCCCTCCTCGTCTTCGCCGCCGTCGTCATCGGCCTCGTGTGCGGGCTGCAGCGCCGGGTCACCGGCGGGATCCTCGGCCCGGCCATCACGCACGTCACCTGGTCCGCCGGGATGCTCCTGCTCCTCCCTCCCCTCCTACAGATCGTGAGCTGA
- a CDS encoding NAD(P)/FAD-dependent oxidoreductase, translating to MLLLEADDRLGGHADTHDVTSPQGTDLRIDSGFIVHNDKTYPMLRRIFAELDIPTQETEMSMSITCDECGLSFAGAKGISGLLAQPTRLLDGRYRRLLREVPRFHQAALAELADARRGEAAPITWGGFLQRESFDPYFVHHYAIPLISCVWSSGHDDAAAYPAHHLFEFLDHHGLLTIGGSPTWRTVVGGSRVYVEAIRSALLASGATVRTGAPVRGIVRHGDGVDLTIGGDAPGTEQVDRVVLATHADVALEMLTDATDAERADLASIRYSVNPTVLHTDTAVLPTARRARASWNYRLTGCAARDDRVLVSYWMNNLHRLDPDDVAGTDYVVTLNHVGRVDPGRVLVERQYAHPVFTHEAIEAAARLREAGGPRLAFAGAHLGWGFHEDGARSGLGAVHKLEGELELGGVA from the coding sequence GTGCTCCTGCTGGAGGCCGATGACCGTCTCGGCGGGCACGCCGACACCCACGACGTCACGAGCCCGCAGGGCACCGACCTGCGCATCGACTCTGGGTTCATCGTGCACAACGACAAGACCTACCCGATGCTGCGCCGGATCTTCGCCGAGCTCGACATCCCCACGCAGGAGACGGAGATGTCGATGTCGATCACCTGCGACGAGTGCGGGCTCTCCTTCGCCGGCGCCAAGGGCATCAGCGGCCTGCTGGCGCAACCGACTCGGCTCCTGGACGGCCGCTACCGGCGGCTCCTGCGGGAGGTGCCCCGCTTCCACCAAGCGGCGCTCGCCGAGCTGGCCGACGCGCGGCGGGGCGAGGCGGCGCCCATCACCTGGGGCGGCTTCCTGCAGCGGGAGTCCTTCGACCCCTACTTCGTCCACCACTACGCCATCCCGCTCATCTCGTGCGTGTGGTCCTCCGGCCACGACGACGCCGCGGCCTACCCCGCGCACCACCTCTTCGAGTTCCTCGACCACCACGGCCTGCTCACCATCGGTGGGTCGCCGACCTGGCGCACGGTCGTCGGCGGCAGCCGGGTCTACGTCGAGGCGATCCGCTCCGCGCTTCTCGCCTCGGGCGCCACCGTGCGCACCGGAGCCCCCGTCCGGGGCATCGTCCGGCACGGCGACGGGGTGGACCTCACCATCGGTGGCGACGCCCCCGGGACCGAGCAGGTCGACCGCGTCGTGCTGGCCACGCACGCCGACGTGGCGCTGGAGATGCTCACCGACGCGACCGACGCCGAGCGCGCCGACCTGGCCTCGATCCGCTACTCGGTCAACCCGACCGTGCTGCATACCGACACCGCGGTGCTGCCGACCGCGCGCCGGGCCCGGGCCTCGTGGAACTACCGCCTCACCGGGTGCGCCGCCCGCGACGACCGGGTGCTCGTGAGCTACTGGATGAACAACCTGCACCGGCTGGACCCCGACGACGTCGCGGGCACCGACTACGTCGTCACCCTCAACCACGTCGGCCGGGTCGACCCCGGTCGGGTGCTGGTGGAGCGGCAGTACGCCCATCCGGTCTTCACGCACGAGGCGATCGAGGCGGCGGCGCGACTGCGCGAGGCGGGAGGGCCGCGCCTGGCCTTCGCCGGTGCGCACCTGGGGTGGGGCTTCCACGAGGACGGCGCGCGGTCTGGTCTCGGGGCGGTGCACAAGCTGGAAGGGGAGCTCGAGCTCGGCGGCGTGGCATGA
- a CDS encoding class II fructose-bisphosphate aldolase encodes MPLSTLTPILRRAREKGQGVAAFNVIQLEDAEAYVAAAEEAGRPMVLQISENCVRYHGSLRPLALASLALAEACAQPVVVHLDHAESTDLVREAVELGLSSVMFDGSHLDDEQNRRVTAQMVQLCHAAGVSIEAELGEVGGKDGVHAPGVRTDPGDAARFVADTGVDALAVAVGSSHAMTTRTAALDLDLIDELARRVPVPLVLHGSSGVADDGLAAAVRVGMTKINLATHLNVVLTEAIRSTLVSTDTVDPRRYLGAGRSAVCRGRRGVCSRCWRARSRGRHPRAEAGA; translated from the coding sequence ATGCCCCTGAGCACCCTCACCCCGATCCTGCGGCGCGCCCGTGAGAAGGGTCAGGGGGTCGCGGCGTTCAACGTCATCCAGCTCGAGGACGCCGAGGCCTACGTCGCGGCAGCCGAGGAGGCTGGACGGCCCATGGTCCTGCAGATCAGCGAGAACTGCGTGCGCTACCACGGCAGTCTGCGCCCCCTGGCGCTCGCCTCGCTGGCCCTGGCCGAGGCATGCGCCCAGCCCGTCGTGGTCCACCTCGACCACGCCGAGAGCACCGATCTCGTCCGGGAGGCGGTCGAGCTCGGTCTGTCCTCCGTGATGTTCGACGGGTCCCACCTCGACGACGAGCAGAACCGCCGGGTCACCGCGCAGATGGTTCAGCTGTGCCACGCTGCGGGGGTCAGCATCGAGGCCGAGCTGGGGGAGGTCGGCGGCAAGGACGGCGTCCACGCCCCCGGGGTGCGGACCGACCCCGGTGACGCCGCGCGCTTCGTGGCCGACACCGGCGTCGACGCGCTCGCCGTCGCGGTCGGCAGCTCCCACGCGATGACCACCCGGACCGCCGCGCTGGACCTCGACCTCATCGACGAGCTGGCCCGCCGCGTCCCGGTGCCGCTGGTGCTGCACGGCTCCTCCGGGGTCGCCGACGACGGGCTCGCCGCGGCCGTGCGCGTCGGGATGACCAAGATCAACCTCGCCACCCACCTCAACGTCGTCCTCACCGAGGCGATCCGCTCGACGCTGGTCTCCACGGACACCGTCGACCCCCGGCGTTACCTCGGTGCCGGCCGGTCCGCGGTGTGCAGGGGGAGGCGCGGCGTCTGCTCGCGCTGCTGGCGGGCCCGGAGCAGGGGGCGGCACCCCCGCGCTGAGGCGGGCGCGTGA
- a CDS encoding PfkB family carbohydrate kinase, which produces MIVTLTPNPAIDLTYRVDRLHVGESARVDAPARRAGGKGVNTAAVLTLMGVPALSVVHLDAATASWWGAQLEERGIGSRVVVVDDPYRTGASVAVVDDQGAATVLNEPGAAPPPQVWRALSGLVLEQLEHPADPGSRHVLALCGSLPEGLAPAAVGALVAEAGRRWAAVVVDGSARPWRPPCPRARPWSSPTRPRPPPPPGEVDPVASARALVAAGARAALISCGADGVVLVSGEGAAEVVRTARPGERLTGNPAGAGDAATAAVAAHLAGVGIPDHDALLRDVVAWSAAAVLSPLAGDLDPADVARQRPLVRLDGPPPTSA; this is translated from the coding sequence GTGATCGTCACGCTCACGCCCAACCCGGCGATCGACCTCACCTACCGGGTCGACCGGCTGCACGTGGGGGAGTCCGCCCGCGTCGACGCCCCGGCCCGACGGGCGGGGGGCAAAGGGGTCAACACCGCGGCGGTGCTCACCCTCATGGGGGTCCCGGCGCTCTCGGTCGTGCACCTCGACGCGGCGACGGCGTCGTGGTGGGGGGCGCAGCTGGAGGAGCGGGGGATCGGCTCCCGCGTCGTGGTCGTGGACGACCCCTACCGGACCGGCGCCAGCGTCGCCGTCGTGGACGATCAGGGCGCCGCGACGGTCCTCAACGAGCCTGGTGCGGCTCCGCCGCCGCAGGTATGGCGTGCGCTGTCGGGTCTCGTCCTGGAGCAGCTGGAGCACCCTGCCGACCCCGGCAGCCGCCACGTGCTCGCCCTCTGCGGGAGCCTGCCCGAGGGGCTGGCCCCGGCGGCCGTCGGGGCGCTGGTCGCCGAGGCCGGGCGGCGCTGGGCGGCGGTCGTCGTCGACGGCTCGGCGCGGCCCTGGAGGCCGCCCTGCCCGCGCGCCCGGCCGTGGTCAAGCCCAACCAGGCCGAGGCCGCCGCCACCACCGGGCGAGGTCGACCCGGTGGCCTCCGCCAGGGCGCTGGTGGCCGCTGGTGCGCGAGCCGCGCTCATCAGCTGCGGTGCGGACGGCGTCGTGCTCGTCTCCGGGGAGGGGGCCGCGGAGGTGGTGCGGACCGCACGCCCCGGCGAGCGACTCACCGGCAACCCGGCCGGTGCCGGGGACGCCGCGACCGCGGCGGTCGCCGCCCACCTGGCCGGCGTCGGCATACCGGACCACGACGCGCTGCTGCGCGACGTCGTCGCGTGGTCGGCGGCCGCCGTGCTCTCCCCGCTGGCCGGTGACCTCGACCCCGCCGACGTGGCCCGGCAGCGGCCACTCGTCCGGCTCGACGGGCCACCCCCGACCTCCGCGTGA
- a CDS encoding ROK family protein, whose protein sequence is MAAADRARLPAVGIDIGGTRTKSVALTRGGDEGLDRATHVVHDTPDDLGAGLVDHVRRILRDLDVTPARLGVVVPGLVDDRAGQVQWAANVGLRDLDLRALLTRELQLPVAVGHDVRAGLLGEHRFGAARGVDDVLFVPVGTGLAGALLTGGRLVTGSVWTGEIGHVVVDPEGPPCGCGGRGCLEAVASAGALGRLWSETTGARRDARDLLGAVGAGDSRAQRLLDAAVGALAGVLAPVVAAAGTERVILGGGLAQAGERLREPVDARLRALLPGRTVQVRLASLGDRAAALGALVLGQEQEQVTA, encoded by the coding sequence GTGGCCGCTGCGGACCGCGCCAGGCTGCCCGCCGTCGGCATCGACATCGGCGGCACCCGGACGAAGTCGGTGGCCCTGACCCGCGGGGGTGACGAGGGGCTGGACCGCGCCACCCACGTCGTGCACGACACCCCGGACGACCTCGGTGCGGGCCTCGTCGACCACGTCCGCCGCATCCTGCGCGACCTCGACGTGACACCGGCCCGGCTCGGGGTCGTGGTCCCCGGGCTCGTCGACGACCGGGCGGGTCAGGTGCAGTGGGCCGCCAACGTCGGGCTGCGCGACCTCGACCTGCGGGCCCTGCTCACCCGAGAGCTCCAGCTCCCGGTCGCCGTCGGGCACGACGTGCGGGCCGGGCTGCTGGGCGAGCACCGCTTCGGTGCCGCCCGAGGCGTCGACGACGTGCTCTTCGTCCCCGTCGGGACCGGGTTGGCCGGGGCCCTGCTCACCGGCGGGCGCCTGGTCACGGGGTCGGTCTGGACCGGCGAGATCGGCCACGTCGTCGTCGACCCCGAGGGGCCGCCGTGCGGGTGCGGTGGGCGGGGCTGCCTCGAGGCGGTCGCCAGCGCGGGAGCCCTCGGCCGGCTCTGGAGCGAGACGACCGGCGCCCGGCGCGACGCCCGGGATCTCCTCGGGGCGGTCGGCGCCGGTGACTCCCGCGCCCAGCGCCTCCTCGACGCGGCGGTGGGGGCGTTGGCGGGGGTGCTGGCCCCGGTGGTCGCTGCGGCCGGCACCGAGCGGGTCATCCTCGGCGGCGGGCTGGCGCAGGCCGGGGAGAGGCTCCGGGAGCCGGTCGACGCGCGCCTGCGGGCGCTGCTGCCCGGCCGCACGGTGCAGGTGCGGCTCGCTTCGCTGGGCGACCGCGCCGCCGCCCTCGGCGCCCTGGTCCTCGGGCAGGAGCAGGAGCAGGTGACGGCGTGA
- a CDS encoding ABC transporter ATP-binding protein, with the protein MIRFESVTKRYPDGTTAVDDLSLEVPRGDITVFVGPSGCGKTTSLRMINRMVEPTEGRILINDEDVAQRKPAQLRRSIGYVIQHAGLFPHRTVLANVMTVPTLIGWDKGRARTAAMEAIEKVGLTADQASRYPAQLSGGQQQRVGVARALASDPEVVLMDEPFSAVDPLVRTDLQNEVRRLQRELGITVVLVTHDIDEAISLGDHVAVMRQGGHLAQLATPGELLTEPADDFVASFVGKDRGYRKLGFTEARIQPGPEATVTLGEDVAAGRGWVLVVDEAQEPLGWVDRDGSGGPVRQEELHRMGSLADVGDSARVFLDAALSAPSGRGVVVEGGRVVGTVRAQQVLEALGRA; encoded by the coding sequence ATGATTCGGTTCGAGTCCGTGACCAAGCGGTACCCCGACGGCACCACCGCCGTGGACGACCTGTCCCTGGAGGTGCCGCGGGGCGACATCACCGTCTTCGTGGGCCCGTCGGGCTGCGGCAAGACCACGAGCCTGCGCATGATCAACCGCATGGTCGAGCCGACCGAGGGGCGGATCCTCATCAACGACGAGGACGTCGCGCAGCGCAAGCCGGCCCAGCTGCGCCGCTCGATCGGCTACGTCATCCAGCACGCCGGGCTGTTCCCGCACCGCACCGTCCTGGCCAACGTCATGACGGTGCCGACCCTCATCGGGTGGGACAAGGGGCGGGCCCGGACCGCCGCGATGGAGGCGATCGAGAAGGTCGGTCTCACCGCCGACCAGGCCTCGCGCTACCCCGCCCAGCTCTCCGGCGGTCAGCAGCAGCGCGTGGGCGTCGCCCGGGCGCTCGCCAGCGACCCTGAGGTCGTCCTCATGGACGAGCCGTTCAGCGCGGTCGACCCGCTGGTCCGCACCGACCTCCAGAACGAGGTCCGACGCCTGCAGCGCGAGCTCGGCATCACCGTCGTCCTCGTCACCCACGACATCGACGAGGCGATCAGCCTCGGCGACCACGTCGCGGTGATGCGCCAGGGCGGCCACCTGGCCCAGCTCGCGACCCCCGGCGAGCTGCTCACCGAGCCCGCCGACGACTTCGTCGCGAGCTTCGTCGGCAAGGACCGCGGCTACCGCAAGCTCGGCTTCACCGAGGCCCGGATCCAGCCCGGCCCGGAGGCGACGGTCACCCTGGGTGAGGACGTCGCCGCAGGGCGAGGCTGGGTGCTCGTCGTCGACGAGGCCCAGGAACCGCTGGGGTGGGTGGACCGCGACGGCTCGGGCGGCCCGGTGCGCCAGGAGGAGCTGCACCGTATGGGGTCGCTCGCCGACGTCGGTGACAGCGCCCGGGTGTTCCTCGACGCCGCGCTGTCGGCGCCGTCCGGTCGCGGCGTCGTCGTCGAGGGTGGCCGCGTCGTCGGGACGGTGCGGGCCCAGCAGGTCCTCGAGGCCCTGGGGCGCGCGTGA
- a CDS encoding NAD(P)H-binding protein — MTASTPDTRRALVTGATGYIGGLMVPRLLEAGHTVRVLTRSADKLPQEWADRVQVSEGDASERSDLESALADVDLAYYFIHSMDGSGDFVERDRRLAREFGRAAREAGVGRIVYLSGLHPQGKLSKHLASRVEVGEILMASGVPTAVLQAATVIGSGSASFEMLRHLTKRLPVMVAPKWLKNRIQPIGIDDVLHYLVAAADLPPEVNRTFDIGGPDVLTYRAMMQGFAEETGLAHRLIVTVPVLTPWLASHWVGLVTPVDAGVAKPLVGSLVHEVVCQEDDLRDLVGAPPGGATPYRDAVRAAVGGARR, encoded by the coding sequence ATGACCGCATCGACCCCTGACACGCGACGGGCCCTGGTGACCGGGGCCACCGGCTACATCGGCGGGCTCATGGTGCCGCGCCTGCTGGAGGCCGGGCATACCGTCCGCGTGCTCACCCGCTCGGCCGACAAGCTCCCGCAGGAGTGGGCGGACCGGGTGCAGGTCAGCGAGGGTGACGCGAGCGAGCGCTCCGACCTCGAGTCCGCGCTCGCCGACGTCGACCTGGCCTACTACTTCATCCACTCGATGGACGGCTCGGGCGACTTCGTGGAGCGCGACCGCAGGTTGGCTCGCGAGTTCGGTCGTGCGGCGCGGGAGGCCGGTGTCGGGCGGATCGTCTACCTCTCCGGGCTGCACCCCCAGGGCAAGCTCTCCAAGCATCTGGCCTCCCGGGTCGAGGTCGGCGAGATCCTCATGGCCTCCGGTGTCCCGACCGCCGTCCTCCAGGCGGCCACCGTCATCGGGTCGGGCTCGGCGAGCTTCGAGATGCTGCGCCACCTCACCAAGCGGCTGCCGGTCATGGTGGCCCCCAAGTGGCTCAAGAACCGGATCCAGCCGATCGGGATCGACGACGTGCTGCACTACCTCGTGGCCGCCGCCGACCTGCCCCCGGAGGTCAACCGCACCTTCGACATCGGCGGCCCCGACGTGCTGACCTACCGCGCGATGATGCAGGGCTTCGCGGAGGAGACCGGCCTGGCGCACCGGCTCATCGTCACCGTGCCGGTGCTCACCCCGTGGTTGGCCAGCCACTGGGTCGGCCTGGTCACCCCGGTCGACGCGGGGGTCGCCAAGCCGCTCGTCGGCTCGCTGGTCCACGAGGTCGTGTGCCAGGAGGACGACCTGCGCGACCTCGTCGGTGCACCCCCCGGCGGGGCGACGCCCTACCGCGACGCGGTCCGCGCCGCCGTGGGTGGGGCCCGTCGGTAG
- a CDS encoding DUF1365 domain-containing protein: protein MSPLALEPTRVPALVVGTVAHTRHRPVRHAFRYRAYQWLVDVDDLPEHHLPRSWRWASRFSAEDHLDEGRLGGGIRGDVTRFLAHRGVELEPTDRVLMLANARVLGYVFDPLTVFWCLDRDDRVRAVVFEVHNTYGERHAYLLDVDEDGRSGMDKAFYVSPFNDVSGRYAVSLRLTPGRVAVSIGLDRDGERVITAVTDGLPEPATPRSLRRVALRHALMPQVVTLLIRLHGLRLWRKLPLQARPPHPKEAVR, encoded by the coding sequence ATGAGCCCGCTGGCCCTCGAACCGACCCGGGTCCCGGCCCTGGTCGTCGGCACGGTGGCCCACACCCGCCACCGGCCGGTGCGGCACGCCTTCCGCTACCGCGCCTACCAGTGGCTCGTGGACGTCGACGACCTGCCGGAGCACCACCTGCCGCGGTCCTGGCGCTGGGCCAGCCGGTTCAGCGCCGAGGACCACCTCGACGAGGGTCGCCTCGGCGGCGGCATCCGCGGTGACGTCACCCGTTTCCTCGCCCACCGTGGCGTCGAGCTGGAGCCCACCGACCGGGTCCTCATGCTGGCCAACGCCCGGGTCCTGGGCTACGTCTTCGACCCGCTCACCGTCTTCTGGTGCCTCGACCGCGACGACCGGGTGCGCGCTGTGGTGTTCGAGGTCCACAACACCTACGGCGAGCGCCACGCCTACCTCCTCGACGTCGACGAGGACGGTCGCTCGGGCATGGACAAGGCGTTCTACGTCTCGCCCTTCAACGACGTCTCGGGCCGGTATGCCGTGTCCCTGCGGCTGACCCCCGGCCGGGTCGCGGTGAGCATCGGGCTCGATCGCGACGGCGAGCGCGTCATCACGGCGGTGACCGACGGCCTACCCGAGCCGGCGACACCCCGCTCCCTGCGCCGGGTGGCGCTGCGGCACGCCCTCATGCCGCAGGTCGTCACCCTGCTCATCCGCCTGCACGGTCTGCGCCTGTGGCGCAAGCTGCCGCTGCAGGCACGTCCCCCCCACCCGAAGGAGGCTGTCCGATGA